One genomic segment of Gossypium arboreum isolate Shixiya-1 chromosome 3, ASM2569848v2, whole genome shotgun sequence includes these proteins:
- the LOC108475525 gene encoding indole-3-acetic acid-amido synthetase GH3.6-like: MPEAPKILSDSADCIDGIVVENNNKVLKFIEDVTADADEVQRRVLSEILSRSANVEYLQRYGLNGCTDRETFKKVIPVVTYEDLKPDIERIANGDTSPILCSQPISEFLTSSGTSAGERKLMPTIEEELGRRSLLYSLLMPVMSQFLPGLDKGKGMYFLFVKSEAKTPGGLVARPVLTSYYKSSHFKNRPNDPYTNYTSPKETILCLDSYQSMYSQLLCGLFQNEDVVRVGAVFASGFIRAIQFLEKHWSLLCKDIRTGTIDSKITDPSVREAVMKILKPNPKLADFVEAECSKGSWKGIITRLWPETKYIDVIVTGTMSQYIPALDYYSNALPLVCTMYASSECYFGINLNPLCSPSEVSYTLIPNMAYFEFLPVTRKDELTGSISGPTALNDKEKQQLVDLVHVKLGQDYELVVTTYAGLYRYRVGDILRVSGFKNKAPQFNFICRKNVALSIDSDKTDEVELQNAVKTAANQLLQYEASLVEYTSYADTSAIPGHYVLFWELSVKDSTLIAPSVFEDCCFTVEESLNSVYRQGRVCDKSIGPLEIRVVENGTFDMLMDFALSQGSSINQYKTPRCVKYAPIIELLSSRVISSYFSPKCPRWTAGHKQWCTQN, encoded by the exons ATGCCCGAAGCTCCCAAAATCTTATCCGACTCTGCGGATTGCATTGATGGTATCGTCGTGGAAAACAATAACAAGGTGTTAAAGTTTATTGAAGATGTTACTGCTGATGCTGATGAAGTGCAAAGGCGAGTTTTGTCCGAAATTCTCTCTCGTAGCGCCAACGTTGAGTACTTGCAAAGATATGGTCTTAACGGGTGTACTGATAGAGAAACGTTCAAGAAGGTGATCCCTGTCGTCACGTATGAAGATTTAAAGCCAGATATTGAGCGTATTGCCAACGGTGATACTTCACCAATTCTCTGCTCTCAACCTATATCAGAGTTCTTAACAAG TTCTGGTACATCTGCTGGTGAGAGGAAACTGATGCCGACGATAGAAGAGGAACTGGGGAGGAGATCGCTGCTTTATAGCTTGCTGATGCCTGTGATGAGCCAATTTCTTCCAGGTTTGGATAAAGGGAAAGGAATGTATTTTTTGTTCGTAAAATCAGAAGCTAAGACCCCAGGGGGACTAGTGGCTCGTCCAGTCTTAACTAGCTATTACAAAAGCTCACATTTTAAGAATAGGCCTAACGATCCCTACACCAACTATACAAGCCCAAAGGAAACCATTCTATGCCTAGATTCTTACCAGAGCATGTACTCTCAGTTGCTTTGTGGCCTTTTTCAAAACGAAGATGTCGTTCGGGTCGGTGCTGTTTTCGCTTCTGGTTTCATTCGAGCTATCCAGTTCCTCGAAAAACATTGGAGTCTTCTTTGTAAAGATATTCGAACAGGAACTATAGACTCTAAAATCACTGATCCATCTGTAAGGGAAGCTGTCATGAAAATCCTGAAACCTAACCCCAAGCTTGCTGATTTTGTTGAGGCAGAATGTAGCAAAGGGTCATGGAAAGGAATCATAACTAGACTGTGGCCTGAGACTAAGTACATAGATGTTATCGTTACAGGAACCATGTCACAGTACATTCCTGCACTAGATTATTACAGCAACGCCCTCCCCCTTGTTTGCACCATGTACGCTTCATCCGAGTGTTACTTCGGAATTAATCTCAACCCACTTTGCAGCCCTAGTGAGGTATCCTACACCCTTATTCCCAACATGGCGTATTTCGAGTTCTTGCCGGTGACCAGGAAAGATGAGTTAACCGGTTCCATCTCTGGACCAACCGCCCTGAATGACAAAGAAAAACAACAACTGGTCGATCTTGTTCATGTCAAACTTGGAcaagactatgagcttgttgtCACAACATATGCTG GTCTTTATCGTTATCGTGTTGGAGACATACTTCGTGTATCAGGATTCAAGAACAAAGCCCCACAATTCAACTTCATATGTAGGAAAAACGTTGCTCTTAGCATTGATTCTGATAAAACCGATGAAGTGGAACTGCAAAATGCAGTGAAAACCGCTGCAAACCAACTTTTGCAATATGAAGCATCTCTGGTAGAATACACCAGCTATGCAGACACATCGGCAATCCCTGGCCATTATGTGCTATTCTGGGAACTCAGTGTTAAAGATTCAACTTTAATTGCGCCATCGGTTTTTGAGGATTGTTGCTTCACAGTTGAAGAATCACTCAACAGCGTCTACCGCCAAGGGCGAGTTTGTGACAAGTCTATTGGGCCATTGGAGATAAGGGTAGTGGAGAACGGCACATTTGACATGCTCATGGACTTTGCTCTAAGCCAGGGTTCATCCATAAACCAGTACAAGACACCAAGGTGTGTCAAATATGCTCCCATTATTGAGCTTCTAAGTTCAAGGGTAATTTCGAGTTATTTCAGTCCAAAATGTCCTAGATGGACAGCGGGTCACAAGCAATGGTGCACTCAAAACTAA
- the LOC108475800 gene encoding fasciclin-like arabinogalactan protein 21: protein MACSSNWWRAPVYFTVSVLLAFLAISTALRSLPRDNSLPTKTTIAPLLLDASSALRKSGFNIIATLLQTTPEIFISSPHSTIFAIPDSSIANASHTSWLLKHLFQYHASPLQLSMKDLLKKHRGSCFPTLFHRKNVALTKVDEKERVVEINHVLVSHPDIFLNGPLTIHGVLGPFTSMDPRYVNQGWDHIQAPICDSNLSLVSEATDTKNVVEWTHVIRLLSSKGFVSFAIGLNSVLDGILYDEMKLNSVTVFAPPEFSFVASASSLLEKIVRFHILPRKLTYLELASLPANATLSTLAPDHDLEISKAVNITQELMINQVKIVAPNMFESKKFVIHGISQAFKLDELPNTSR from the coding sequence ATGGCTTGTTCCTCAAATTGGTGGCGTGCCCCTGTCTACTTCACCGTCTCCGTTTTGTTGGCTTTCCTAGCCATCTCCACCGCCCTACGTTCACTACCCAGAGACAATTCACTGCCGACAAAAACCACCATAGCTCCACTCCTTTTGGATGCTTCCAGCGCTTTAAGAAAATCGGGTTTTAATATCATAGCCACCCTCCTTCAAACCACCCCTGAAATCTTCATTTCCTCTCCACATTCCACAATCTTTGCTATCCCAGACTCTTCCATTGCAAACGCCTCTCACACTTCTTGGCTCTTGAAGCATCTTTTTCAATACCACGCCTCTCCTCTTCAGCTTTCCATGAAAGATCTCTTGAAGAAGCACCGAGGTAGCTGCTTCCCTACCTTGTTTCATAGAAAGAACGTGGCTTTAACCAAGGTTGATGAAAAAGAAAGAGTGGTGGAGATCAACCATGTGTTGGTTTCACATCCGGATATCTTTCTTAATGGCCCTTTAACAATTCATGGTGTTCTTGGTCCATTTACCTCCATGGATCCTCGATATGTTAACCAGGGTTGGGACCATATTCAAGCCCCGATATGCGACTCTAATCTTAGCTTGGTTTCTGAAGCTACCGACACCAAGAACGTGGTTGAATGGACCCATGTTATCCGTTTGTTAAGCTCAAAGGGGTTCGTTTCGTTTGCAATTGGCCTGAATTCGGTTCTTGATGGGATTCTTTACGATGAAATGAAGTTAAACTCTGTTACAGTCTTTGCCCCACCGGAGTTCTCGTTTGTAGCGTCTGCTTCATCTTTGCTTGAGAAAATAGTAAGGTTTCATATACTACCTCGAAAGCTCACCTACTTGGAGCTTGCTTCTTTACCTGCAAATGCAACATTAAGTACCTTAGCTCCGGACCATGATCTCGAGATATCCAAGGCCGTAAATATTACACAAGAATTGATGATTAACCAAGTTAAGATTGTTGCACCAAATATGTTTGAATCCAAGAAGTTTGTGATCCATGGAATATCACAAGCTTTCAAATTGGATGAGCTTCCTAACACCTCCAGATGA